Sequence from the Anaerolineales bacterium genome:
ACATATACGAAGCGGAATCTAGCGGCGGCATCCCTCTGTTGAGTTCCGCGCAGTTACGTATCGTCATGGACGTCATCGTGACTTCACGTCAATCCATCGAAGCCAAAGCGAATACAGTGCAAGCATTCCATGACGCATGGTTTGATACACTCAAAACACAGGTGGAAGACTTCGAAGCTGCCGCCAGTCAGATCGCAGATTGGGGTCACAATGACTGGAGCTACGTTTATCCTGAAAGCGCGGAAGATGATCTTGTATTGTGGCTGGAGAACGTCGCCCAAGCCGACTTGAGCGACAACATACTTGTCATGCGTGATCCGGATCCAATCATCGACAGGCTTGAAACAGCTCGAAGAGTCTGGGCAGCATCCGGATTGGAAGTTCCTGCCGATGACGTCCAAGACCTGTTTAATCCGGGTTTCGTCTCGCGTTCCGCCGCCCAAGCCAATTTACAGGCCAATGGCGATCCGGTCAACAACAGCTTTTCAATATCCTCACAAATCGATCTGTCTGGGATCAGCACGGATGATGCTGCTACGCTCGCCGTACTCCCGTGCCGGCGTTTCGCGTTCTTGCCCGAATCGACAGAGTTGACCCTCGAATCACGCAGAATACTGGACGAATGCGTTCTGCCGACGTTATCTCAAAGCGTCGGGCTCCTTCTCCAGGTGAAAGGTTCGTCGGCTTGGCCGGGGCCGTCCGGACAGTACACCAAAGATGAAATTTCAGAATTCGCAATAGCGCGTGCACAATCTGTCGTTGATTACCTTGTCTCGCAGGGCATCGACCCGGCTCGATTCATCGTCGAAGGAATCTTGCCGCCTCGTGATCACTGGGAGACGGAGGATCCCGAGATTCAAGCCGAAGACCGCTACGTCGAAATGAGCCTGATCACGGTGGGTCGGTGAGAGTAAGCCATGGAAAACACGATTAACAAGTCCCGGAGGCCAGGCAAGGTGAAAAACGCCGCTCGAATCGTCATCCCTATCTTGACGCTTCTCATTTCAAGCATAGCTTGTGATCTCACAGGTTCAAGTGGTCCAGAGAAGAACGCCGTCCTTCTAGACCTCGTCGCAAATAGTAACCTGCATGCATGGCTCGAGACCGCCGTGGACAATTTCAACGACGCGGATTTTGAGACTGCCGACGGCCT
This genomic interval carries:
- a CDS encoding ABC transporter substrate-binding protein, which gives rise to MDRTRIIFIAIVGLALAIVVCGFLYNRISDLLTSGGETPSPSIGESVPIDLSSPDPIFGPNYKASDGLPTYICGADAFGSYFTLQQMQMSGKDVEHGFHLGIIPFLLDEDPRYEISEEQRTALLDQGEWDCLLTTLDSVALTSPGAITAIVDESAGADQLWARDIQTINDLDDKRITFSRGSVGEYFVYYTLSIARLNPRFDVTLVPENSVADAVEAFNAGQADAVSGWEPDIYEAESSGGIPLLSSAQLRIVMDVIVTSRQSIEAKANTVQAFHDAWFDTLKTQVEDFEAAASQIADWGHNDWSYVYPESAEDDLVLWLENVAQADLSDNILVMRDPDPIIDRLETARRVWAASGLEVPADDVQDLFNPGFVSRSAAQANLQANGDPVNNSFSISSQIDLSGISTDDAATLAVLPCRRFAFLPESTELTLESRRILDECVLPTLSQSVGLLLQVKGSSAWPGPSGQYTKDEISEFAIARAQSVVDYLVSQGIDPARFIVEGILPPRDHWETEDPEIQAEDRYVEMSLITVGR